The Cryptomeria japonica chromosome 9, Sugi_1.0, whole genome shotgun sequence DNA segment TCTTCATAAAGATGTTATCATGTAAGAATGTAGAGATGTcttcataatatcttgatcatggatgtcatcttgttTGCTTGCAATttaaatacttgacctctccttcactgccTTGATAGTActtgattacttgctcacttgaacaTGAATTTGAACTTGAGAGATAATGTGGAGAGATGTAAGATggatgtttcaaatgagggggtAAGGCTTTCTTTTATACCTCACCTCATGAAACGTGTTTGAATTTTCAAAGCAGGTCGATATGGAAAAGGATTTCCCACCTACATTTTTCAACCATTCAAGGGTCCAAATTGGACCCCTTTATGGTGGATAAGGGTGCCCAGGGTTCCATTGTCCAGTATCAAGGTTGAACAAAGAACAAGACAACAAGATGAAAATGATTTTGGCAATTTGAAGTTTGTGTGAGCAAAATCAGGTATAATCAGAGCACATAAGGCTAAAATGCTAAAGTGAGGCCTCAGTGAGcatgaaattgtatagggatacaatttacaatgctacacctatgttattttcataatttttgaaATAACTCCTAGATTTCCAAATTAAAATGTAAAATTGGGTTCTTACATGAAATCCCTCTTACTCAATGTGATGACTTCAAGATGAAAAAAATGTTAGCTTGTGTGCTAGCTATTGTATCTAAGGAAAAACACTAACTCATTTGAAATagagaaagagatatataaaatatagagATTAGGAGACCAtcatttattacatcatcacaagtactTGACCACATCAACATGCTATCAACACTTAAGGAATATTGATGACTTCTTCTtgtctttaatattttttttgataattgAATTGGCCTATCTAGGGGTTTGTCTATGGGATACTATATTTGATTAGAAAATTCCCCAAAAAGCAATTATCAGTTAGTTGTTGTAGGCTATGGATAGCAAGTTGAGTAGATTCTATGCAACTAAATCATCAAAGTTCACAGTTCTAGATCAAGACTAGATTTTATGCAAGGTCAATTTTGTACTTGTGGACATCAATTTCGTAGTCACAAAAGTGCTCTAGAATAAAACAatttaaaagtaattatttttgcaAGCACCTTATAGGTCCTCATTTTTTGAAATATTCGAAAATCAATTTCAAACCTAGTGGTACGTACacattaataatattttaaagacAATGTTGATGAAAAGATAAGAAATATtacaaaattttttttgaaatggcgaAGAAATATGTAGCTACAATGCAAGTGTAAGAACAAATAGATCAATAAATATGGTATATGTGATAATAATTAAAACTATAACTTTAAAAATTAAAGCTTTTACATTTTTAATAGTCACAACTTGTGAATCATATAAAATGTTAGCAATAAAAAGGAGGGTGATAAAATATTGATCCCATACTTCTATCAAAAGGCAAGCCATGGATGTCAAAAGTTATAAATTTTTAATTGgacaatatatatgtgtgtgtgtgtgtgtgtgtaaaaatgTTAATTTTCTTTACAAAAGGTTATTATAGGCTATTGATGTGAATAAAACGAAATAAGCCACAATAGAGGTAGGATTTCATTACTGCTATTTTGGTTTCTTGTGAGTGTTCCCCTGCCCATTTTGTAACATCTTCCTCTACCTCATCTACCAATTGAATATAATGATACATCTGAGTCCACATTATGAGAGCTTTGTAAAGAAGGATGAGAATGAGAGGATGCAATTTCATGGAATTCCACGTTTGAGTAGTGATGTGCTTCCTTTAATTCTAACACCACCTCATTCATTGTAGGCCTATTCTTTGATTGAGGTGAAGTACAAACCATTGCCAAATTTGCCACTTTCAACATTGCATCTTTATCATAATTTCCATGTAAATTAGGATCTGCAATGTTCTCTATGTCATCCTTTAATAAGGATGCCCTTACCTGACATAAACAACCACTTATAATTTAGTATCAACAATCAAATTTTAAGATTAGATATTTTGAGTTTTCAAAGTCTATAACAATGAAAACAAAATTCTAAGTATTCTAAGTTTAGtttgagattttaaaaaaaaatctttattattacCCAATTAGTGATTTGTATGTGTTCACTGTTAGATGTTGAATCATCTACAAAGTGAGGATGTTTTCCACTAATAATCTCCATCAAAACAACTCCAAAGCTATAAACATCACTCTTTTCTGTCAATCGATTTGTAGTATAATATCTGTAGAAAACCAACTAGTAAGTCTATTTTACcaatatatttaaaaaaacaaaaagataTCAACCATCCTATAAAAGAAATTCTCAATCTTCTATTTAGATTGTTGATAACCTTGTAAGAAATCTGAAATTATCAAACTCCTCTCTTAACGATTCAAAGCATAAATGACCTTTAAAAAAGCCGTTAACCTCTTCTTTGAAATGGCCAAGGGATAAGTGACTTGATCAAATTACTTCGGTATAAGATTTAGGACATCTAGCAGCTCAACACCTCCTTATTTATGCACATCCTTAATGGGGAAGAAATTCAGATGTTATAAATAGACTCGTATACTGAGATTATGCATTGCTAATGCAGCTATCTGAGACCCTTTCCTGCACGAGTTTGTTCCTGGTTAATTCCCTTTTTCAAAGGTAACTGGGTGTGAGATAAACAGGGTAGGGGGAAGGTTCTCTACATCATACTTGAATTGATGGACTGTAAGAGTTGAAGGATTAAAAACctttaaataattcaaatatatAATTGAATTGAGTatcaataaagaaaagaaaagcatatTTACTCTGGATCTAGATATCCAATGGTACCCTTTACAAGGGTGGATACGTGTGTAGCTCCATCCAATGGTCCCATCCTTGACAACCCAAAATCTGCTATTTTTGCTTCCATTTGGTCATTCAACAAAATATTGGAGCTCTTTACATCTCTGTGAATAATGCTTGGCTTGCATCCTACATGTAGATATTCCAATCCTGCCAAAAAGTTAACCAAGAATTAGACCCCATGATCTTTTTCAAGATTAGCACCGAGCTTTTTAGTTTTCTTCCCATTCTACGGTATTTATTTCTAACCTTGAGCAGCATCTAATGCAATGTTGAGTCTTCTTTCCCAGCCCAGATAATTTCTTGAAGAAGTTTGACCTGAAACCAAGCAACGTAGGCCTTTGATTAAGCAACCAGAAAACATTCCTCTAAATCATAAAATTTTGCAGTGTTGCGAAGCATACCATCCAGAAAATGTCGCAGGTCTCCAATGGACATGTATTCATATACAAGAACCAAATTTTGTTCCTCTTCGCAGTAACCCATAAATTTTATGAGATTCTTATGGTGTAATTTGTAGAGAATTTCTACCTGCAGCAATTGTTCTTAGTTTCGATCATTATGATCAAAGACATTAAAGATTTTATTGTTGCTGTTTTTGGATTTGAAGGTGTgaatttttttacatcaatgtttcagatcagacTCTCTGATCCATCCTGAATATGTTAGAGATTTCTAATATCTCATGTGATAGATCATGGATGGAATGTGATCGAAAATATTAAtgtaaaaaaaatcacataatcaaATTCAACTGACAACTGACAATAAAAATCTCATTATTTGTAGAAATCTTGTAACATTAAAGATTCTAAACTTCATTAGTTCTAGTTTTTATTGGAGAGACTAAAGTTCTCAAGTTTTAAATATACAATGGGTATGAATGAGTCCTTGGTTATACCTCTGTGGAAAACTGTGTGGCACCCTTATGTGATTTATCAGACAAGATTTTGACGGCCACATCCTTGTCTTGAAGACAACCAAGATAAACAGATCCATATCCTCCTTTTCCAATCTCCGTCTGAAAGTTGCTAGTCATAGCTCTTACCTCTATGAAACTGAATGATCGACATCCATCAAAATTGTCAAGATTTAAATGTCCTGTTTCAGTTTTCCCTGCATTTTGTCCCTTTCAGTACAAGAATATGTTTCATTTTATCAAAATGAAAATCCACAAGTAAAGAGCAAAATGTCAAAGGGGATTATGATTTACGGTGACTTGCCTTTTCGAATTTTTCTGCttgatttaatttttataaagATTAATAATGCAGTAAAGGATATAAGTATTGCAATTCCTGCCACTATTAACCAAACAAATAGTGTTTTACTACTCTTTCCTTTTCGGCCATCCTTGCAAATGCCTACTTGGCAAAGTTTTTCATTGCCATAAACACTGCAAAATTTAACAGAATTATTACATGATAGGAATCTTATCATACGAACAACATAATTACTGATTGATTTACATTTTAAGAAAAGAAAAACTTGCCTCAGAATGAGTTTTCCACGTTGCTTTTGTTCAGACAGACCAATTGGCACTGATCCGTTTAAGTCATTGTCTGCCAAATTCCTGTATCTCAAAAAGAAAATTTCTCACAATACTGTAGATAATCTAAATAATATAGCACGAGTTAGAAATACCCAGATGCATATGTTTCAACTCACAGTTGTTTAAGATTGGAGAGAGTAGCCAGAGCCTCTGGTATTGAACCACTCAAATTATTTCTTGCCAAGTCCCTGCAATCAGGAATAAGGACACAGTTTTTGGTCATTTTGACAGCTGGGCTTAATCAACACACACTAAGTATTGACTTCATATTTTTTCTGTCATATACTTAGTTTGTGTTGTTTTATGTGGATCGCGACATGCTTTTAATGGTGGTAATAGAATGAAAAGGCATTAAAAGCGAGGTTCACATGAAACAGCACACACTAAATCtatgcttagtgtgtgttgtttaagcccAATCCTATATTGACTTTGAACAAGGTAAAAATGATAAAAAACAGGTGAGTAGTAAGGATTTGTGACTGACAACTTAACAAGAGCAGAGAGATTGAAAAAGCTTGGAGGTAT contains these protein-coding regions:
- the LOC131077130 gene encoding probable LRR receptor-like serine/threonine-protein kinase At1g51810 isoform X1, which translates into the protein MDGAILKTVTFNLLLVLSICSVLHVQPEFISLDCGAVGGYNDARGISWTSDEQYINSGEKRIILTDQSEVDQPMKHLRCFPQGKRNCYNLPAVRGIKYLIRACFLYGNYDGRESQPQFELLVDANFWATVVINNTTKTFCNGINAMARGPSINVCLARSTDHVPFISTLELRLLMPAMYEFVGQYLSLISRVHMDYGKLSENPIIRYPDDQFDRLWVKGEIYDTDYRNTVNSISSTEEFQIPSAVLETALVSSNKSVGNIRWNWRVPEIGEYYFLMCFAEVEELDVNAIREFNISINGYSYQSPVTLHSYLDSIVVKYGPINADSLENVQFSLDPTNRSSVGAIINALDIYQYRRLPNNGTKSEDVNAIADIVRHFNLEKEWMGDPCQPQKYSWDWVDCNQDSSPRIIAVTLPNRHLNGTIPPSFFNLSALVKLDLARNNLSGSIPEALATLSNLKQLNLADNDLNGSVPIGLSEQKQRGKLILSVYGNEKLCQVGICKDGRKGKSSKTLFVWLIVAGIAILISFTALLIFIKIKSSRKIRKGKTETGHLNLDNFDGCRSFSFIEVRAMTSNFQTEIGKGGYGSVYLGCLQDKDVAVKILSDKSHKGATQFSTEVEILYKLHHKNLIKFMGYCEEEQNLVLVYEYMSIGDLRHFLDGQTSSRNYLGWERRLNIALDAAQGLEYLHVGCKPSIIHRDVKSSNILLNDQMEAKIADFGLSRMGPLDGATHVSTLVKGTIGYLDPEYYTTNRLTEKSDVYSFGVVLMEIISGKHPHFVDDSTSNSEHIQITNWVRASLLKDDIENIADPNLHGNYDKDAMLKVANLAMVCTSPQSKNRPTMNEVVLELKEAHHYSNVEFHEIASSHSHPSLQSSHNVDSDVSLYSIGR
- the LOC131077130 gene encoding probable LRR receptor-like serine/threonine-protein kinase At1g51810 isoform X2, giving the protein MDGAILKTVTFNLLLVLSICSVLHVQPEFISLDCGAVGGYNDARGISWTSDEQYINSGEKRIILTDQSEVDQPMKHLRCFPQGKRNCYNLPAVRGIKYLIRACFLYGNYDGRESQPQFELLVDANFWATVVINNTTKTFCNGINAMARGPSINVCLARSTDHVPFISTLELRLLMPAMYEFVGQYLSLISRVHMDYGKLSENPIIRYPDDQFDRLWVKGEIYDTDYRNTVNSISSTEEFQIPSAVLETALVSSNKSVGNIRWNWRVPEIGEYYFLMCFAEVEELDVNAIREFNISINGYSYQSPVTLHSYLDSIVVKYGPINADSLENVQFSLDPTNRSSVGAIINALDIYQYRRLPNNGTKSEDVNAIADIVRHFNLEKEWMGDPCQPQKYSWDWVDCNQDSSPRIIAVDLARNNLSGSIPEALATLSNLKQLNLADNDLNGSVPIGLSEQKQRGKLILSVYGNEKLCQVGICKDGRKGKSSKTLFVWLIVAGIAILISFTALLIFIKIKSSRKIRKGKTETGHLNLDNFDGCRSFSFIEVRAMTSNFQTEIGKGGYGSVYLGCLQDKDVAVKILSDKSHKGATQFSTEVEILYKLHHKNLIKFMGYCEEEQNLVLVYEYMSIGDLRHFLDGQTSSRNYLGWERRLNIALDAAQGLEYLHVGCKPSIIHRDVKSSNILLNDQMEAKIADFGLSRMGPLDGATHVSTLVKGTIGYLDPEYYTTNRLTEKSDVYSFGVVLMEIISGKHPHFVDDSTSNSEHIQITNWVRASLLKDDIENIADPNLHGNYDKDAMLKVANLAMVCTSPQSKNRPTMNEVVLELKEAHHYSNVEFHEIASSHSHPSLQSSHNVDSDVSLYSIGR